Proteins from one Oenanthe melanoleuca isolate GR-GAL-2019-014 chromosome 1, OMel1.0, whole genome shotgun sequence genomic window:
- the LOC130250584 gene encoding C-type lectin domain family 4 member D-like produces MASEITYAEVKFKNESPAPVVKVPPETKKPEHHPQKYPLWLPWLISLLLLLVCFALVVVLLVVLFWHSSDQPRVLQQQFSEWKCDSAVPQGTDRGWMCCPEGWRRFQRSCYFLSSDKMNWTESQQNCTGMGSQLVVINSKAEQEFLSKQIKRSPQRKNFYIGLFVAKEGPRQWVDKTPYNVTAAFWRKGEPSGGQDENCTVIYSPEKTVNNWNDSGCVWNFSRICEAAAVTV; encoded by the exons ATGGCATCAGAAATCACCTATGCTGAGGTGAAATTCAAAAATGAATCACCGGCTCCAGTGGTCAAAG TACCTCCTGAGACAAAGAAGCCTGAGCACCATCCCCAGAAATACCCACTCTGGCTGCCATGGTTgatctcactgctgctcctcttggTGTGCTTTGCCCTTGTTGTTGTCCTCCTCG TGGTTCTCttctggcacagcagtgaccagcccagagtcctgcagcagcagttctcGGAGTGGAAGTGTGACTCAGCAGTGCCACAAGGCACAG ACCGAGGCTGGATGTGCTGCCCAGAGGGCTGGAGAAGGTTTCAAAGAAGCTGCTATTTCCTGTCCTCTGATAAGATGAACTGGACTGAGAGTCAGCAGaactgcactgggatgggctccCAGCTGGTGGTGATCAACAGCAAGGCAGAGCAA GAATTCCTCTCTAAGCAGATAAAACGATCTCCACAAAGAAAGAATTTCTACATCGGTCTGTTTGTGGCCAAGGAGGGCCCGCGGCAGTGGGTGGACAAGACTCCATATAATGTGACAGCAGC ATTCTGGCGAAAAGGAGAACCAAGTGGTGGGCAGGATGAGAACTGCACTGTAATCTACAGTCCTGAAAAAACTGTCAACAACTGGAATGACTCTGGGTGTGTTTGGAACTTCTCTCGAATttgtgaagctgcagcagtaaCTGTGTGA